One part of the Ovis canadensis isolate MfBH-ARS-UI-01 breed Bighorn chromosome 8, ARS-UI_OviCan_v2, whole genome shotgun sequence genome encodes these proteins:
- the LOC138445106 gene encoding trace amine-associated receptor 6, with product MSNSSPTAAVQLCYEHLNGSCVKTPYSPASRVILYMVYGFGAVLAVFGNLLVMTAILHFKQLHSPTNFLIASLACADFLVGVTVMPFSMVRSVESCWYFGRTFCTFHTCFDAAFCYSSLFHLSFISIDRYIAVTDPLVYPTKFTVSVSGICISISWILPLTYSGAVFYTGANENGLEELSSALNCVGGCQMVVNQNWVLIDFLSFFIPTLVMIILYSNIFLVARQQAKKIENTGSKTESSSDSYKSRVAKRERKAAKTLGITVIAFMISWLPYSIDSLIDAFMGFITPAYIYEICCWCAYYNSAMNPLIYALFYPWFRKAIKVIVSGRVFKNSSGSMNLSSEQM from the coding sequence ATGAGCAACTCATCTCCCACTGCAGCTGTGCAGCTCTGCTACGAGCACCTGAATGGATCCTGTGTGAAAACCCCCTACTCACCCGCATCCCGCGTGATTCTGTACATGGTGTATGGCTTTGGGGCTGTCTTGGCTGTGTTTGGAAACCTCCTGGTGATGACTGCCATCCTTCATTTCAAGCAGCTGCACTCACCAACCAATTTTCTCATCGCCTCTCTGGCCTGTGCAGACTTTCTGGTGGGAGTGACTGTGATGCCCTTCAGTATGGTCAGGTCTGTGGAGAGCTGCTGGTACTTTGGGCGAACTTTCTGCACTTTTCACACATGCTTTGACGCAGCATTCTGTTACTCTTCTCTCTTCCACCTGTCCTTCATCTCCATCGACAGGTACATTGCTGTTACTGACCCTCTGGTCTATCCCACCAAGTTCACGGTGTCTGTGTCGGGGATAtgcatcagcatctcctggatCCTGCCCCTTACTTACAGTGGTGCCGTGTTCTACACGGGTGCCAATGAGAATGGGCTTGAGGAATTGTCTAGTGCCCTCAACTGTGTAGGAGGCTGTCAGATGGTTGTAAATCAAAACTGGGTATTGATAGATTTTCTGTCCTTCTTTATACCTACCCTTGTCATGATAATTCTCTACAGTAATATTTTCCTTGTGGCCAGACAACAGGCTAAAAAGATTGAAAATACTGGTAGCAAAACAGAGTCATCATCAGACAGTTACAAATCCAGAGTAgccaagagagagaggaaagcagcTAAAACCCTGGGTATCACGGTCATAGCATTCATGATTTCGTGGTTACCATACAGTATTGACTCATTAATTGATGCCTTTATGGGCTTCATAACTCCGGCCTATATTTATGAGATTTGCTGTTGGTGTGCTTATTACAACTCAGCCATGAACCCCTTAATCTATGCTTTATTTTACCCTTGGTTTAGGAAAGCCATCAAAGTCATTGTGAGTGGTCGGGTTTTCAAGAATAGTTCTGGGAGCATGAATTTGTCCTCTGAACAAATGTAA